The Stenotrophomonas maltophilia genome includes a region encoding these proteins:
- a CDS encoding MFS transporter, with translation MSTPSLSVAAAPVTAPSTPLVLAMAAGAGFSVASLYYSQPMLGLIAQDLGAGERAAGLVPTLTKLGYALGILLLAPLGDRFDRRTLILLKSALLALALGAAAMAGHLPGLLMASLLVGLMATLAQDIVPAAAVLAPDAQRGQIVGRVMTGLLLGILLSRVVSGVVAEAWGWRTQFVLAAVSVAAMGAVMARALPRFVPTSTLRYPALLGSLLALWREQPQLRRAVASQSLLAVGFSAFWSTLALMLHARLGLGSAAAGAFGIAGAAGALAAPFAGRFADRLGCHAVARLAIAVALLGFGLLLAEAWLPAAALLPLLVVSALLFDFGFQSALVAHQTLVYGLVPPARSRLNALLFTGMFIGMAAGGALGSLALAQWGWHGVAWLAVVCAGSSLLLRLK, from the coding sequence ATGTCTACCCCTTCGCTATCCGTCGCCGCCGCGCCCGTGACCGCACCCTCCACCCCGCTGGTGCTGGCAATGGCGGCCGGCGCCGGCTTCTCGGTCGCCTCGCTGTACTACAGCCAGCCGATGCTGGGCCTGATCGCCCAGGACCTCGGCGCAGGCGAGCGCGCCGCCGGCCTGGTACCGACCCTGACCAAGCTCGGCTATGCGCTGGGCATCCTGCTGCTGGCACCGCTGGGCGACCGCTTCGACCGCCGCACCCTGATCCTGTTGAAGTCCGCGTTGCTGGCACTGGCACTGGGCGCCGCAGCGATGGCCGGGCACCTGCCGGGGCTGCTGATGGCCAGCCTGCTGGTCGGGCTGATGGCCACGCTGGCACAGGACATCGTGCCCGCCGCTGCGGTGCTGGCGCCGGATGCACAGCGTGGCCAGATCGTCGGCCGGGTGATGACCGGCCTGCTGCTCGGCATCCTGCTGTCGCGCGTGGTCAGTGGCGTGGTGGCTGAAGCATGGGGTTGGCGCACGCAGTTCGTGCTGGCCGCGGTATCGGTGGCGGCGATGGGCGCGGTGATGGCGCGCGCGCTGCCGCGTTTCGTACCGACCAGCACGCTGCGCTATCCGGCGTTGTTGGGTTCGTTGCTGGCGTTGTGGCGCGAGCAGCCGCAGCTGCGCCGTGCGGTGGCCAGCCAGTCGTTGCTGGCAGTGGGCTTCAGCGCGTTCTGGTCGACGCTGGCGCTGATGCTGCATGCCCGCCTGGGCCTGGGCAGTGCGGCGGCGGGTGCGTTCGGTATCGCCGGTGCGGCCGGCGCATTGGCTGCGCCGTTTGCAGGACGTTTCGCCGATCGCCTGGGTTGCCATGCGGTGGCGCGGCTGGCGATCGCAGTGGCGCTGCTGGGTTTCGGGCTGCTGCTGGCCGAAGCCTGGTTGCCGGCCGCCGCGCTGCTGCCGCTGCTGGTGGTGAGTGCGCTGCTGTTCGACTTCGGTTTCCAGTCAGCGCTGGTGGCGCACCAGACGCTGGTCTATGGCCTGGTGCCGCCGGCCCGCAGCCGCCTCAATGCGCTGCTGTTCACGGGCATGTTCATCGGCATGGCCGCCGGTGGTGCGCTGGGCAGCCTGGCGCTGGCGCAGTGGGGGTGGCACGGCGTGGCCTGGCTGGCGGTGGTGTGTGCGGGCAGCAGCCTGCTGCTGCGCTTGAAGTAA
- a CDS encoding RNA polymerase sigma factor produces MNVIWSKSVSANRTFFDEVTDVIRLVLSSADVPHADALAVSRQVCGRIKSQFGGSTIYLPTNRSKAGGHASKLGMELLDLVEDELSHQLRQAALLDDLELAAATEDVRQELLARCCSLCIYVPSGQRDAALARALQAHSHLQNNKSRSEIATMLNVSTQAVCKMIRRAEKHLQATNKLKDGEHHKECQV; encoded by the coding sequence ATGAATGTCATCTGGAGCAAGAGCGTGTCGGCCAACAGAACCTTTTTTGATGAGGTTACGGACGTGATCCGTCTTGTCCTCAGTAGCGCGGATGTTCCGCATGCCGACGCCCTCGCGGTATCCAGGCAAGTGTGTGGCCGGATCAAGTCCCAATTTGGAGGCAGCACGATCTACCTGCCGACGAACCGGTCCAAGGCAGGAGGTCATGCCAGCAAGCTGGGGATGGAACTCCTCGACCTGGTTGAGGACGAACTCTCTCATCAACTGCGCCAGGCGGCCCTGCTGGATGACCTGGAGCTCGCCGCTGCGACCGAAGACGTTCGCCAGGAGCTGCTGGCTCGATGCTGCTCTCTTTGCATCTACGTACCCAGCGGGCAACGGGATGCCGCATTGGCAAGGGCACTACAGGCTCACTCCCACCTTCAGAACAACAAGAGCAGGAGCGAAATCGCGACGATGCTGAATGTATCGACCCAAGCCGTCTGCAAGATGATCAGGCGTGCAGAGAAACACCTCCAAGCGACGAACAAGCTAAAGGACGGTGAGCACCACAAGGAGTGCCAGGTATGA
- a CDS encoding DUF6631 family protein, which yields MAKKIGNVDAELGTSEATQMTKTGSEGGQAELEILMGEGQVRVAGQQLSVREYTFAEGLFIQATARSFLEDLYGVFKPGSTVPSFEQVSEICARNADVILDLMAKSANVERSWVESLAEAEGELLMLAWWRVNSGFFIRRVLRRAIAEAPQSNP from the coding sequence ATGGCTAAGAAGATTGGAAACGTGGATGCCGAGCTGGGCACCAGCGAGGCGACGCAGATGACTAAAACCGGCAGTGAAGGCGGTCAGGCTGAACTGGAGATATTGATGGGCGAAGGCCAGGTTCGGGTGGCCGGTCAACAGCTCTCTGTACGTGAGTACACCTTCGCCGAGGGGCTTTTCATCCAGGCTACCGCTCGATCCTTCCTGGAAGACCTGTACGGCGTGTTCAAGCCAGGCAGCACCGTTCCCAGCTTCGAGCAAGTGAGTGAAATCTGCGCTCGCAATGCCGATGTGATTCTGGACCTGATGGCGAAGTCAGCCAATGTCGAACGTAGTTGGGTGGAGTCTCTGGCTGAGGCCGAGGGTGAACTGCTGATGCTTGCCTGGTGGAGAGTGAACTCCGGTTTTTTTATCCGTCGGGTCCTCCGGCGCGCAATCGCAGAGGCGCCCCAAAGCAACCCGTGA
- a CDS encoding phage tail length tape measure family protein, whose translation MASKRSMELAMRIAVDIEQAQKALPVLQRGLSSIKDAGSAAGVGFDALAQKSTKVAQALDKASRSSSESAGRMEEAGASAAKGAAGMEAAGGSAKAMSADVAAAADRVRASGTAVQKTVADEIRMIGELDARLQRGAASMADLAETETLLDRAMSRGLLSTEDYNNAIKALDKQGGALARTERQREQAVDGAVGRYDKASVKLQKLEQDERALKVAVDSGRISREQYNRALSDLTAQRNAVKNADALSRSMGAGPVSAGQYQAAMRQLPAQITDITTSLATGMPIWMVAVQQGGQIKDSFGGIGPAARAVAAAINPMVLAVGGTAAVLGSMAYMAHRGYTELLSLESAIIANGGSSGRTAGQLNQLAGEVGGLVKDYDLARASVEQLTRSGQLSGKTLDDASRAAAALAKLTGDSIDSTTAKISELAKSPTETLRKLSDQYGFLTVEVYEHVRSLEEQGRETDAVRVAVEYMADVYTERLKRVQDATRGLTGFVSQLRQEWQAFTADLKNISNPTLEIDIAKTQQQLAALRSGAFVAPRYLSDQNRANDIAELERRLALLKAQKEDQDELASGEAFVTGLRRKGVAVADDLARALDSGASKAEKLRKATAEVADQFRTLRAISPGSDLLKGVVFGDDGSVSGGAYDRRVKQLQSQFLETTPKARKSDAQKDEAAAQRELERLKQQIQLVGTLDEMHKKATETARIEAAIAEGEFKNSTARTKQELLDKAAEKDLADQRLDADRQLLGVRDRIAQLQGQGPDAELAKTRRELNLLKQELERLGETAKAADVTKLLNLSEASTRFKTLQETYNQTIGAIALDQQRIQVELQAGLITEAQAQDRIVAVYQKKLGTIREIIPEMREIALTLKDPAVIAAVDQIELKLQEMGQTTSLLQQSIRNTLEGSFKNLFMSLVTQTDSLSDSIANFFSSLALGIAEFAAAQLAQAAAMRLMSLFPGSSGGGDGAQEMTKAATIAAAAGAAIGLGAAKLETSATTLGSSGLGLVIGAQAVSKAASQMQAAAAAMAVSSAASFATGGWTGPGGKYKPAGIVHADEFVLRQEVVRQSGAKTFLSAFNRVGMAAIGGWRDGYAEGGPVSLGQPMSVSQPMARMVATGAPASQAPRIGLRMVNVVEPSLLANYLDDPGSDHVFINKINRNSEAIRHVLGG comes from the coding sequence ATGGCAAGCAAGCGCAGCATGGAACTGGCGATGCGTATCGCCGTGGATATCGAGCAGGCGCAAAAGGCGCTGCCGGTATTGCAGCGTGGCTTGAGCTCGATTAAGGATGCTGGCAGTGCTGCTGGTGTTGGCTTTGACGCGTTGGCGCAGAAGTCCACCAAGGTTGCACAGGCCTTGGACAAAGCCAGCAGGAGCAGCTCTGAGTCCGCAGGCCGCATGGAAGAAGCGGGGGCAAGTGCTGCCAAGGGTGCCGCTGGCATGGAGGCAGCGGGCGGGTCGGCCAAAGCCATGTCAGCAGATGTTGCAGCTGCGGCAGATCGCGTGCGTGCATCTGGCACCGCTGTTCAAAAGACGGTTGCTGACGAAATTCGCATGATTGGAGAGCTTGATGCCCGCTTGCAGCGCGGTGCAGCAAGCATGGCCGACCTGGCTGAAACGGAGACCCTGCTCGATAGGGCGATGTCCAGAGGGTTGCTCAGCACCGAGGACTACAACAACGCAATCAAGGCTCTGGATAAGCAGGGTGGCGCGCTCGCGCGCACTGAGCGACAGCGCGAGCAGGCCGTGGATGGGGCTGTAGGGCGCTACGACAAAGCCTCGGTCAAGCTCCAGAAGCTCGAGCAGGATGAGCGTGCACTCAAGGTTGCAGTAGACTCCGGCCGAATCAGTCGTGAGCAGTACAATCGCGCGTTGTCGGACCTGACCGCGCAACGCAATGCGGTCAAAAACGCTGATGCGCTCTCGCGCTCAATGGGTGCTGGGCCCGTATCTGCGGGCCAGTATCAGGCCGCCATGCGGCAGTTGCCTGCACAAATCACCGATATCACCACCAGCCTGGCAACAGGCATGCCGATCTGGATGGTCGCGGTGCAGCAGGGCGGCCAGATCAAGGACTCTTTCGGCGGCATCGGCCCTGCTGCGAGGGCGGTGGCGGCGGCCATCAACCCGATGGTGCTGGCTGTCGGCGGTACCGCTGCGGTGCTGGGCTCTATGGCGTATATGGCCCACCGTGGCTACACGGAATTGCTATCGCTGGAGTCGGCGATCATCGCCAACGGTGGCAGCTCGGGCAGGACTGCTGGCCAGCTGAACCAGCTTGCCGGTGAGGTTGGCGGGCTGGTCAAGGACTACGACCTGGCGCGCGCGTCGGTGGAGCAGCTCACTCGAAGCGGACAGCTCTCCGGAAAGACCCTGGACGATGCCAGTCGCGCAGCTGCTGCGCTGGCAAAGCTGACAGGTGATTCCATCGATTCGACCACGGCCAAGATTTCCGAGCTCGCCAAGTCACCTACCGAAACGCTGCGCAAGCTCAGTGACCAATATGGCTTCCTGACCGTTGAAGTCTACGAGCATGTGCGTTCTCTCGAAGAGCAGGGGCGCGAGACCGACGCGGTTCGGGTGGCGGTGGAGTATATGGCCGACGTCTACACCGAGCGGCTCAAGCGCGTGCAGGATGCCACTCGCGGCCTCACTGGCTTTGTGAGCCAGCTTCGTCAGGAGTGGCAGGCATTTACGGCAGACCTGAAGAACATTTCCAACCCAACGCTGGAAATCGATATCGCCAAGACTCAGCAGCAGCTTGCGGCGCTGCGCAGTGGCGCTTTTGTTGCACCTCGATATCTGAGCGATCAGAACCGGGCCAACGATATCGCCGAGCTGGAGCGCCGACTGGCTCTGTTGAAGGCGCAGAAGGAAGACCAGGACGAACTCGCGTCGGGCGAGGCTTTTGTGACAGGACTTCGCCGAAAGGGTGTTGCCGTAGCAGATGACCTGGCACGTGCGCTCGATAGTGGTGCCAGCAAGGCCGAGAAGCTGAGAAAGGCCACTGCGGAGGTCGCCGATCAGTTCCGTACGCTTCGTGCGATCAGCCCCGGCAGTGACCTGCTCAAGGGAGTGGTGTTTGGGGACGATGGCAGCGTCAGCGGCGGTGCCTATGATCGGCGCGTCAAGCAGCTACAAAGTCAGTTTCTGGAGACGACGCCCAAGGCTCGAAAATCCGACGCGCAGAAGGATGAGGCCGCTGCACAACGCGAACTGGAGCGGTTAAAGCAGCAAATTCAGCTGGTTGGAACGCTGGATGAAATGCACAAGAAGGCTACCGAAACGGCTCGTATCGAGGCTGCCATTGCCGAGGGTGAGTTCAAGAATTCCACTGCGCGCACAAAGCAAGAGTTGTTGGACAAGGCAGCAGAGAAAGACTTGGCTGACCAGCGCCTTGATGCTGATCGACAGCTGCTCGGGGTCAGGGATCGAATTGCCCAATTGCAGGGGCAAGGCCCGGATGCGGAACTGGCAAAGACCCGCCGAGAGCTGAACCTACTCAAGCAGGAGTTGGAACGTCTGGGCGAAACCGCCAAAGCGGCCGACGTCACCAAACTACTCAACTTGAGCGAGGCGAGCACACGCTTCAAGACGTTGCAGGAGACCTACAACCAGACAATCGGGGCCATCGCGCTTGATCAGCAGCGCATCCAGGTTGAGCTTCAGGCGGGTCTCATTACTGAGGCACAGGCTCAAGATCGCATTGTTGCGGTCTACCAGAAGAAGCTCGGCACCATCAGGGAGATTATCCCTGAGATGCGCGAAATTGCGTTGACGCTCAAGGACCCGGCAGTCATTGCGGCGGTGGATCAGATTGAGCTGAAGCTCCAAGAGATGGGGCAAACAACCAGCCTTCTGCAACAGTCGATCCGCAACACCCTTGAAGGGTCATTCAAGAACCTGTTCATGTCCCTGGTTACGCAAACCGATTCACTGAGTGATTCGATTGCCAACTTCTTCTCCAGCTTGGCGCTGGGTATTGCCGAGTTCGCCGCAGCTCAGCTTGCTCAAGCCGCCGCCATGCGTCTTATGAGCCTGTTCCCCGGTTCGAGTGGCGGTGGAGATGGGGCGCAAGAGATGACCAAAGCTGCAACGATTGCGGCAGCAGCCGGTGCAGCTATTGGCCTTGGTGCCGCGAAGCTGGAGACCTCAGCAACCACTCTGGGGTCCTCGGGACTCGGCCTGGTCATCGGCGCGCAGGCGGTCAGCAAGGCCGCCAGCCAGATGCAGGCTGCTGCCGCGGCTATGGCTGTGTCCAGTGCAGCCAGCTTTGCAACTGGTGGTTGGACGGGGCCTGGTGGTAAGTACAAGCCTGCCGGCATCGTGCATGCCGATGAATTCGTCTTGCGCCAGGAAGTGGTTCGTCAGTCTGGTGCCAAGACATTCCTCTCAGCATTCAATCGAGTGGGCATGGCTGCCATCGGCGGCTGGCGCGATGGCTACGCGGAGGGCGGCCCGGTCAGCCTTGGACAGCCCATGTCGGTCTCACAGCCAATGGCGAGGATGGTGGCTACTGGCGCTCCCGCGAGCCAGGCACCGCGCATTGGATTGCGGATGGTGAATGTGGTGGAGCCGAGCTTGCTGGCGAACTACCTGGATGACCCCGGGAGTGACCACGTGTTCATTAACAAGATCAATCGCAATTCCGAGGCGATCCGCCACGTGTTGGGAGGCTGA
- a CDS encoding Mor transcription activator family protein, whose product MEGLAAALARALHKLNSEVDVPAVVGAAIQYVAREHGGVNLCFPVSAEGAGRRSDTKARRDGFIAGLKAEVIRQLVIRGCDQDRREAAGAAAVASVLTAFSGGSVYIPSMAAYRQAEQHAAIVSRYRAGERTHEIAASCGISERSVRRILQRSRERNRREGRNWKATTDRP is encoded by the coding sequence ATGGAGGGCCTTGCTGCCGCTCTTGCACGTGCATTGCACAAGCTGAACTCAGAGGTGGACGTTCCTGCGGTAGTTGGAGCGGCTATTCAGTACGTCGCGCGGGAGCATGGCGGGGTCAATCTGTGCTTTCCGGTCTCCGCCGAAGGTGCGGGACGCCGCAGCGACACCAAGGCTCGCCGGGACGGATTCATTGCCGGATTGAAAGCGGAGGTCATCCGCCAACTGGTAATCCGTGGGTGTGACCAGGACAGACGCGAGGCGGCTGGTGCAGCGGCCGTGGCGTCTGTGCTGACGGCATTCTCTGGGGGATCGGTCTATATCCCATCGATGGCGGCTTACCGCCAGGCCGAACAACACGCGGCCATTGTTTCCCGCTACCGAGCCGGAGAGAGAACTCATGAAATTGCTGCGTCCTGTGGCATCTCCGAGCGTTCGGTCCGTCGAATCTTGCAGCGAAGCCGCGAACGCAATCGACGTGAAGGTCGGAACTGGAAAGCAACTACTGATAGGCCGTAG
- a CDS encoding LysR family transcriptional regulator, protein MNDLTTGADRLDLLRTFLRIVDAGSLSAAAVQLGTTQPTVSRRLQALERQLGLRLLQRSTHGLQLTEDGLRCQRHAQRVVDEWESLQAELHGEPETLRGRLRVMVPHAFGQAQLLPTMLAFLAQHPQLSLEWILEDRRPDFIAEGIDCAVRVGPVDEPRMVALPLAEVPRIVVAAPSLVQSTAISTPEQAQALPWISLVTYYRERLLLHDAQGRAHTLSISPRLLSDNLFVVQQAARAGLGAAVVSAWLVADDLAQGRLVQLLPDWQAPALPVHVVFPAARQQPPRLRAFIDAMKAALPQLHGMRPAPR, encoded by the coding sequence ATGAATGACCTCACCACCGGCGCCGATCGCCTGGATCTGCTGCGCACCTTCCTGCGCATCGTCGACGCGGGCAGCCTGTCTGCTGCGGCCGTGCAGCTGGGCACCACCCAGCCGACAGTCAGCCGACGCCTGCAGGCCCTGGAGCGACAGCTCGGCCTGCGCCTGCTGCAGCGCTCCACACATGGGCTGCAGCTGACCGAGGACGGCCTGCGCTGCCAGCGTCATGCGCAACGCGTGGTCGACGAATGGGAGTCGCTGCAGGCCGAACTGCACGGCGAACCGGAAACGCTGCGCGGACGCCTGCGGGTGATGGTGCCGCACGCGTTCGGCCAGGCACAGCTGCTGCCGACCATGCTCGCGTTCCTCGCCCAGCACCCGCAGCTGAGCCTGGAGTGGATCCTGGAAGATAGGCGCCCGGACTTCATCGCAGAAGGCATCGACTGCGCGGTGCGGGTGGGACCGGTCGACGAACCGCGCATGGTCGCACTGCCGCTCGCCGAAGTGCCGCGCATCGTCGTGGCGGCGCCGTCGCTGGTGCAGTCCACCGCGATCAGCACACCAGAACAGGCACAGGCACTGCCATGGATCTCACTGGTCACCTACTACCGCGAACGCCTGTTGCTGCATGACGCACAGGGCCGCGCGCATACGCTGTCGATCAGCCCGCGCCTGCTCAGCGACAACCTGTTCGTGGTGCAGCAGGCTGCACGCGCCGGGCTGGGCGCAGCGGTGGTCTCGGCCTGGCTGGTGGCCGACGACCTCGCACAAGGACGTCTGGTGCAGCTGCTGCCGGACTGGCAGGCGCCGGCACTGCCGGTGCATGTCGTGTTTCCTGCTGCGCGCCAGCAGCCGCCGCGGCTGCGCGCCTTCATCGATGCGATGAAGGCCGCACTGCCGCAGCTGCATGGCATGCGGCCGGCACCGCGTTAG
- a CDS encoding amidohydrolase family protein: MFRSRPLSLATLLAVAPLSASAAERADLLIRNATVVDVEHASTLAGQSVVIRGEDIVAVGPDAQLRSQWSAARQIDARGKYLIPGLWDMHVHFGGGPALIEENKALLPLYIAHGITTVRDCSGDLPEQVLQWRGEISKGTLFGPRLLSSGAKIEGIKPVWKGTIEVGSEADADKAIARLQHDKVDFVKITDSTLKPELFLYSASAARKAGFKASGHIPMALTVEQAVDAGLASIEHLDYAFKAGSKDEAKIAADFGAGRIDRAEANRRLDASFDRDTAMHAYRDFAKRGVFVTPTLNGGRILDFLDQDDHANDPYLAYIGPGLRATYQWRVDRAAKATPAQIEARHAQYHQVAAVLPMLQEAGVTIIAGTDAGFLNSFNFPGIALHQELQLFVKEGLSAPQALSAATRSGPAWFGQMDRYGGVAQGKAADLVLLTANPLQDIAATEKIDSVILRGNVYDRAALDKMLAETRAKVAAWNAEAAKTQ; encoded by the coding sequence ATGTTCCGTTCCCGTCCGTTGTCCCTTGCCACCCTCCTTGCGGTAGCACCGCTGTCGGCGTCTGCCGCCGAGCGCGCCGACCTGCTGATCCGCAATGCCACCGTGGTCGATGTCGAGCACGCCAGCACCCTGGCCGGGCAGAGCGTGGTGATCCGTGGCGAGGACATCGTCGCCGTCGGCCCGGACGCACAGCTGCGCAGCCAGTGGAGTGCGGCCCGCCAGATCGATGCCAGGGGCAAGTACCTGATCCCGGGCCTGTGGGACATGCACGTGCACTTCGGTGGTGGCCCGGCGCTGATCGAAGAGAACAAGGCGTTGCTGCCGCTGTACATCGCGCATGGCATCACCACGGTGCGTGACTGTTCCGGCGATCTGCCCGAGCAGGTGCTGCAGTGGCGTGGCGAGATCTCCAAGGGCACCCTGTTCGGCCCACGCCTGCTCAGTTCGGGCGCGAAGATCGAAGGCATCAAGCCGGTCTGGAAGGGCACGATCGAAGTGGGCAGCGAGGCCGACGCCGACAAGGCGATCGCCCGCCTGCAGCACGACAAGGTTGATTTCGTGAAGATCACCGACAGCACGCTGAAGCCGGAGCTGTTCCTGTACTCGGCCAGTGCTGCGCGCAAGGCCGGCTTCAAGGCCTCGGGCCACATTCCGATGGCGCTGACCGTGGAGCAGGCGGTCGATGCCGGCCTGGCTTCGATCGAGCACCTGGACTACGCATTCAAGGCCGGCAGCAAGGACGAAGCGAAGATCGCCGCCGACTTCGGTGCCGGCCGCATCGACCGCGCCGAAGCCAACCGCCGCCTCGACGCCAGCTTCGACCGTGACACTGCGATGCACGCCTACCGTGATTTCGCCAAGCGCGGCGTATTCGTGACCCCGACCCTCAACGGTGGCCGCATCCTCGACTTCCTTGACCAGGATGACCACGCCAACGACCCGTACCTGGCCTACATCGGCCCTGGCCTGCGTGCGACCTACCAGTGGCGCGTGGACCGCGCGGCGAAGGCCACGCCGGCGCAGATCGAAGCGCGCCACGCGCAGTACCACCAGGTCGCTGCAGTGCTGCCGATGCTGCAGGAGGCCGGCGTGACGATCATCGCCGGTACCGATGCGGGCTTCCTCAACTCGTTCAACTTCCCGGGCATCGCCCTGCACCAGGAGCTGCAGCTGTTCGTGAAGGAGGGCCTGAGCGCACCGCAGGCGCTGTCGGCCGCAACCCGTTCCGGCCCGGCCTGGTTCGGCCAGATGGACCGTTACGGTGGTGTTGCACAAGGCAAGGCGGCCGATCTGGTGCTGCTGACCGCCAACCCATTGCAGGACATTGCCGCCACCGAAAAGATCGACAGCGTGATCCTGCGTGGCAACGTGTATGACCGCGCCGCGCTGGACAAGATGCTGGCCGAGACCAGGGCCAAGGTGGCGGCGTGGAATGCAGAGGCGGCGAAGACGCAGTGA
- a CDS encoding ankyrin repeat domain-containing protein, translated as MRVHHSPGWPAPLARMLLLCLLAMVTPACTATSKADVDGRLRDAASRGDADAVRQAIEDGATLEARDGQGRTALLLATHGNNVDAARELIEAGADVNAKDALQDSAYLYAGARGLDEILAMTLAHGADLRSTNRYGGTALIPAAERGHVATVRTLLRAGVAVDHVNRLHWTALLEAILLGDGGARQVQIVQLLLEAGADPELADGDGVTPLAHARQRGYTGIETLLRQHGAVR; from the coding sequence ATGCGCGTCCATCATTCCCCTGGCTGGCCTGCGCCGTTGGCGCGCATGTTGCTGTTGTGCCTGCTGGCCATGGTCACCCCGGCCTGCACCGCAACGTCCAAAGCCGACGTCGATGGCCGCCTGCGTGATGCCGCCAGCCGCGGCGACGCCGATGCGGTGCGGCAGGCAATCGAGGATGGCGCCACGCTGGAGGCGCGCGATGGCCAGGGCCGTACCGCGCTGCTGCTGGCCACGCATGGCAACAACGTGGATGCCGCGCGTGAGCTGATCGAGGCCGGGGCAGACGTCAACGCCAAGGACGCTTTGCAGGACAGCGCCTACCTGTACGCCGGTGCGCGCGGCCTGGACGAGATCCTGGCGATGACCCTGGCGCATGGCGCCGATCTGCGCAGCACCAACCGCTATGGCGGCACCGCGCTGATTCCGGCCGCCGAGCGCGGTCACGTCGCCACTGTGCGCACGCTGCTGCGGGCCGGTGTGGCGGTGGACCATGTCAACCGGCTGCACTGGACCGCGCTGCTGGAAGCGATCCTGCTTGGCGATGGCGGTGCGCGCCAGGTGCAGATCGTGCAGCTGCTGCTGGAGGCCGGTGCCGACCCGGAGCTTGCCGACGGCGACGGCGTGACGCCGCTGGCGCACGCGCGCCAGCGCGGCTATACCGGAATTGAGACCCTGCTGCGCCAGCACGGCGCGGTGCGTTGA
- a CDS encoding LysR substrate-binding domain-containing protein: MQDSAKSNRTLFELDLLRALVMVADCGSFTTAATRLHSTQSTVSQKVRRLEELAGHRLLERGHRDVHPTDAGHTLLGYARRMLDLNEEMAQALAGATVETAVRIGVPEDFVNPQTTRMLAAFSRRHPQVKLEISSGLSRDLAQGFDHGELDLVLVKQRRNSRQAVHCRREPMHWIDSLRSSCLQQDPLPLVTFPPRGLYRDEMIHAVEALGLRWRIAFTSSSLSGIQGAVADGIGISLLPRRAVSREHRIIDGERELPVIDNYEIGLLHRADADDAVRALASELWRQVQREPD, encoded by the coding sequence ATGCAAGACAGTGCCAAATCGAATAGAACACTGTTCGAACTGGACCTGCTGCGGGCGCTGGTGATGGTGGCCGACTGCGGCAGCTTCACTACAGCGGCCACGCGCCTGCATTCGACCCAGTCCACGGTCAGCCAGAAGGTGCGCCGGCTGGAGGAACTGGCCGGGCATCGCCTGCTCGAACGCGGCCACCGCGACGTGCACCCCACCGACGCCGGCCACACCCTGCTCGGCTACGCGCGGCGCATGCTCGACCTGAACGAGGAAATGGCCCAGGCGCTGGCCGGTGCGACGGTGGAGACCGCCGTCCGCATCGGCGTGCCCGAGGATTTCGTCAACCCGCAGACCACGCGCATGCTGGCCGCCTTCAGCCGTCGCCACCCGCAGGTGAAGCTGGAGATCAGCAGCGGCCTCAGCCGTGACCTGGCGCAGGGCTTCGACCACGGCGAGCTGGACCTGGTGCTGGTCAAGCAGCGCCGCAACAGCCGCCAGGCGGTGCATTGCCGGCGCGAGCCGATGCACTGGATCGACAGCCTGCGCAGCAGCTGCCTGCAGCAGGACCCGCTGCCGCTGGTCACCTTCCCGCCGCGCGGGTTGTACCGCGACGAGATGATCCATGCCGTGGAAGCGCTGGGCCTGCGCTGGCGCATCGCCTTCACCAGTTCGTCGCTGAGCGGCATCCAGGGCGCGGTGGCCGATGGCATCGGCATCAGCCTGCTGCCACGCCGCGCGGTCAGCCGCGAGCACCGCATCATCGATGGCGAGCGTGAGCTGCCGGTGATCGACAACTACGAAATCGGCCTGCTGCACCGTGCCGATGCCGACGATGCCGTGCGTGCGCTGGCCAGCGAGCTGTGGCGCCAGGTGCAACGCGAACCGGACTGA
- a CDS encoding DUF3806 domain-containing protein, producing MSDEIPTRFDPLPAALQTHLQHQRSLIAARVAAGFPTLPVQWPLAATTLQRVVDAELIDRDDCDGWEALGVAFGDTLAQRVPGLAWMQVTDAWGIDAVLRYADSSLQIGASTLLLKRVEQGEIIDIAHLLAWLEEFVATRADDYA from the coding sequence ATGTCCGACGAAATCCCCACCCGCTTCGATCCCCTGCCCGCTGCCCTGCAGACGCATCTGCAGCACCAGCGTTCGCTGATCGCCGCGCGCGTGGCGGCCGGCTTCCCGACGCTGCCGGTGCAGTGGCCGCTGGCGGCCACCACCCTGCAGCGCGTGGTCGATGCCGAGCTGATCGATCGTGACGACTGCGATGGCTGGGAAGCGCTGGGCGTGGCGTTCGGTGACACTCTGGCCCAGCGCGTGCCAGGCCTGGCCTGGATGCAGGTCACCGATGCCTGGGGCATCGACGCGGTGCTGCGCTATGCCGACAGCAGCCTGCAGATCGGCGCCAGCACGCTGCTGCTCAAGCGCGTCGAGCAGGGCGAGATCATCGACATTGCCCACCTGCTTGCGTGGCTTGAGGAATTCGTCGCCACCCGCGCCGACGATTACGCCTGA